AagagattaaattaaaaatgatatttcgttttcattgaaaaatgaatgaatgaatgaatgatttttctgtgtttggatGAGTGCTCCTTATATCAAGTGCCATTCTGCCCTGTAGAGGAAGCCCGGCTCCAGGCAGAGAGGGAAGAACAGGAGAGACTGGAAAGGgagaagagggagaaggagcTCGAGAGTCTTGAGCTCAAGGTAACaccctcctgcagctcaacacTCTGAACACTGACGATTCCTTCATCTTGTGAAATGCAACTCTCTCTGCATTGTGATACTTTATTTCCtgtggcctctctctctcctgctgacAGGACCAAGAGCGCAGAGATGGTGAGTTGAATGAACTGTGCCATCTGCTGGAGGAGAATCATATTGCAGTGACCAAATGGAAGACTGAAGCTGCCGAGACAGCCAAGGTGTGTGTTTATTATAGATTGAGAAGATGTGACAGGATACATGTACGGTACAGTTCCTCCTGGGaaaatgatggaaatgtttGAAACCTACTCAATCACACAGTGTTTTTGAAATCTTATGTAAGTGTTGAGTCTTGGCATTGTGTCCAGTGGCAGAAGTATTTGCACTGTGATGCTGAACCGGACCCAACAGTGCAGCAGGAGATGAACACATTTATCAGCTTATGGAGGGACAGCAAAGAGGTCGTCGTCACATCTGTGCTCAAGGAATGCAAGCTTGTTCTGCAGGTCACTCGCAGTTTTTTCTTATTGTAACGAGTCGTTGATGAATTATTTTGCTGAAACGAATGACGGTTTCGTTCTCTACAGCTGGTAGATGAGCTGAGAGGGCTGCTGAGCGAAGCTGCAGATCCGCAGGAGGGCCAGAAGGCTCAGGAGGCCCTCATGAAcctgcaggagctcctccaCTTCAAACACCTTCAGACCACTGAGGACATTCTGAAGGTaagacacacactctgcagctgTTTATAATGGAGCCGAAGACattcaagtgtgtgttttgttcaaaGACAGCCAACAGACACGTTGACACTGAAACGGGCAACATGCAGACTGTGATCCAGGACGACAACGTCACTCTGTGTCTCTGGGCCAACCTCAGCAAGAACCCAAGGTTTGCAGGCTTTTCTGTTTGAATGTATTCTCCACGCCTCACTTTAAGAAGCTCATAAGCTGTGTTTCTATCTGCTCCTCCCAGGTTCAAAGGCCTAACCTTCAAGGAGGTCGGCCTCGGCTTTGAGCTCCCCAAGCAGCTGGCTGTGAGCAGCGTGGCCGTCCGGATCCTCCACACGCGTTATGACCACCTCTCCTTGGTTTCCAGGGTCACTCATATGACAACGCGCACGTCCAGCAGCAGGTAAAGCCGTATCGCCGCTGATTCAGCAAAACACCTGTACAGCCGGCGATACGATGTGGCCGTCCGACCGCAGGTCTCTGGTCGGGTCGGAGGCAGTTTCAGAGGAAGTCGATTCATCTGAGCCGAAAGAAAACGAGGAGGCGAAAGAAAACAGTGATGAGCGTCAGCAGACGGTGGAAGAGGAGGTGCAGTCAGAGGGCAGGAAGGTCAGCTGAAAGAAGGACTTTCTGCATTGATTTCATCCATTTATTGTATATGTTTATTATTCTTTCGCccttactgtgtgtgtttgtgcgtcttGCAGAGTGCAGCCAGTGCGCAGTCGAGGAAAAGCAGTGCGCAGTCTGCGGAGGGGAAGAAAAGCCAGATAGAGACACAGATGGAGGCACTTGGTGGTGAGATATCCAATCTGGCAGTTCACAACTCACTCAGGCAAAAACTGTGACAGTTTTATAACAGAACTGAGAAATAAATACTCATTAGATTAAAAACTGACATCCATTTATCTTTTCAAAAATACTGTAGATAAACGCACTTACAATCAGGTGTAACAAAACACAGTGCAGTGCATGTCATTTTGTAGAATTAGAAATTAAATCGATTAGAAAGGCTTCGTGTTTCTCCATACAAATGAACCACAGACTCTTACTAACTCTTGTCCCCAGCTGGGGAAGACTTGCTCTCCTCCTCGGTGCAGCTCGGGCCGAGGCACGGCGGCGACCCGGTGGTGGATTTGAATCGATTCTCCCCTCTCGGCGGCGTCTTCTTCTATGACGTTTTCCACCTCCCACCCCAAGCTCACCAGGTTAACGACTGGACAATCAGACAGGTGCAgataaaagaatgaaacaagAGTATTAGTGTTTTCAGTACGAGCTGATAGACCCTGATTTGGTtgtgtactgtatgtgtgtgtgtgtttgcagctgctACACACTGGGTTAGAAGAGTTTCCTTACCCCTCTGAGCAGCCCGGCTCGGATGGCGACGGCGCTCCCGTTGGAGCGTCTGTGAAGTTGCCTGACACCGTTATCTTCCTGCAAACGCCACAAGTGGCTCGCTGGGATCCTGCAGGTAGGAGAGAGCAGCAGTCATTCAGAAATCCTCTGAGATGCCTTCTGAAGTCGCTGGGAACACGTGGACTTCGCCTCCTCCAGGGAAGCAGTGGAGGACGGACGGCATCGCCGACGTGTGCCACGAGGAGGCCGAGGCCAGAGTGTCCTTCAAGATGGATTCCTTTCAGGCGTTTGTCCTGATGCAGGAAACCCACGCCAACCTTCCCTTCCAGAAGTGGGAGCTCCGGCCGCTGGGCCAGAACTCCGCGCTCCTCACCATCAGCGGGGCGCTGCTGGACCTCAGCATCACCGTTCAGGTGAAAGACGGGGATGCGCTTCAAACACGGTGCTCCAGATCGCTTCCAGAGGTTACAGCTGTGCATTATACAAACAGGATAACCAGTGTATGCTACAGTCAGAGCAAGAgagaggccccgcccaccttctGGGGAGGTGGATGAGCTGCGCGGCCCTGCAGAAAGCCATGCTCGACGCAGGGGTCAACATCTTCGTCAGTGAATTCACagacaaatacgtcatcaactGTGGCAAGGTTAAACATTTTTATATCCATCTTCTTAAAACTTCAGCGACTGGATTGGGAGTGTTTAAAAGCGACTATTCCATGTTTAGAAGGTTATAAAACGCTGGCGTTGCCTCCCACCTCTTCAGGACCCTCTCACGGAGCACACTGCCTACGAGCAGATGGCCCTCTTCGCCTCTGCCTGTGCGTTCTCCTGGAGCAGGTGGAACGCCAAATGCGGTGCGGAacacctggtcctgcaggtatCTCTGCTCACTCACAGATATTACGTAATTTTGACTTTATCTCGTTCCCCTTCTGGTGTGTTAAAAACTAGTAATGGAAGTACTCAGAACTGTAATTCCTACATGTCCTGTTCATCTCACTGATAGGCGTGCGAGCATCGCGGCCCCGACCCCGTGCCTCAGGACTCGTGGAGTCTGTACCTGCTGGGAGCCCAGAGGACTCAGAAGCTGCAGATCACGGAGGCGAGCGAGGTCTTCTCTCCAGATCATCGTCCCGGGAGCGAGTTCCACTCCACCTTCATCCACATGCTGCAGGACGACATGAGCCCCGAAGGCGTCGCCATTACCAGAACCTCCCATCACCTGTTCGTGCACACGGTGCAGAGCCTGCTGTGCTCCACCAGACTGCTCATGTACGCACAGTAggatgtgaaattaaaaaaaacacgccCTCTACCATAGAATTGGCTACTTTATTTGTGCAAAGATCCACACATTTTCTTTGgaacatacaaaaagtgtaTGAAGTTGAAAATGGTGACATAACCACAGCAAGAACTTGAAcaagattataaaaaaaaaagaagaaaaactttggTGTTAAGACTGAACAGTTGAGAATTATAActtaacaaaaataaacattcacaTTTTCCAACTCAAAGCTAAGAAACTCATAAATATAGATTTCATCAACACTTAAAATGAGAGTTTTATTACCAGTGTTTCAGACCTAAGACTTATAAAACGCTCTCTGCAACCCATAAGAAACAAAAGTAAAGTTCAGTTGAAAAGGCTGGCAGTGCCTCAAGTCCATGAAATGCAGTTAAAAAGCTGTGTGGCACAATGGATGCAGCTATTAAAATCATCGCAGTCATGACTGACGGGTTGTGCTGACTCCAGGTTCCCGCAGTCTGAGGCGGATCGCTGTGAAGGACCAGCTGTACTCACTCTGTTAAACACAgacacgtgcgcacacacacgcacacagaggcTAAACTAATTCTGCAAACGTGATgtgatgcattaaaaaaaactaacaaaaaaagaactcctcctcctcatcagggTCTGGCCAGTGCTGTCAATGCAAGTCTTAAAGGAATCTTCAGGCACCGGTAACATCCAAACATCTCAGGACGGCGGTGTGTTTGTTTCCCCCCCGTTTCCATCGCGATGCTCACAGAATCTCTTCAGACGGCGGACGGGCGGTGAGTAGCGCCGCTCGCCCGGGGGGGTTAGACCGGGGGCTGCGCGTTGTGCCGGAGCCCCGTGTACggccacagcagctgctggatggtCATCCAGGAGTCCCCGGTGCCCACGGGGGCGGCATCCACCGCCGGCTGCATCACAAGGCTGGCCAGCAGCGCCAGGAGGCCTGCGTGTGGACAAACACATCGGGAATTATTAAAAGCTTTGTAATCTTGAATTGAGTCAGAtccaaatacataaaaaaatctacaaaattGTCTATTTTTCCTCCAATTTGTAAATGTCAACATAAAATTGTGCTTTAAAAATGACTACTATCAAATTGCCTCTAGAAATCTGCACATTGCATGTAAATTCTTATCTTCGTGCATGTACCTGCTAAGACCACCACGATGGCCAACCAAAGCCAGAGCCCCCGGCCCCCCCTGGctaccgccgccgccgccgcccgggaACTCGTCAGGCTGTGGGACAGGGAATGGGCCATCCCCGGGTCCGAGGACGTGGGGCTGGATAGAGGGCTCGGACTGTcgaaaacaagatgaaaagtCACTGAGAACTAATGGGGAAAATAAGAAATCACAGCGAGTGACATCTATAATCATGACACCAGATGAAGCAAAAGGAGACAAAGTTACCAAAAACGGTTAGCGATGAGCACAAGTCATCACACAACAATGGGAACCATTTGTGGTAACTTGTGCGCTGGATGGCGGGCGGTAAATTAGCTGCTGCACGGCAGACGCCTGAAGTTTGCTCCAGTGAGGCGCCTTCGCCCAGAGAAGCAAAAACCGTTAAACATCTTCATGGGCACAATGAAAAAAAGCCGTCGGCATGTAGGTGGATTCAAGCGTCGATGGCAGCAGAAAATTTTTCGGCCTGCAGCAGGAGTGCTGCTTCAAATCGCACTGCAGTCATTACGAGTCCGCGGCCTTTGATCGGCACTCCCGCCTGATGAAcacaggccttttttttttgcatgcatttgttttaattttggaCAGCGATCGACTCCAAAAAGCACTTTGAGCCCTCCTCCCTACACACTTACAGCATTACAAACAGCTCATCCTGACTCCTGAGTCAtgtggagggaggaaaaaaaaacaaaaaagaggaaaggacAGTTCAGAGCAGCACAGGATCGGCTTTTATACAGAACTCGGtcgaaacaaaacaacacaccaACAGTCCAACACGTAGATAGACACGTTAGTGGATGacaaaacagg
The sequence above is drawn from the Salarias fasciatus chromosome 17, fSalaFa1.1, whole genome shotgun sequence genome and encodes:
- the dnai7 gene encoding dynein axonemal intermediate chain 7, with the translated sequence MIFDILIGLKSSKKRRKGTKAQKAKQQQEEEERRLREEEEARLQAEREEQERLEREKREKELESLELKDQERRDGELNELCHLLEENHIAVTKWKTEAAETAKWQKYLHCDAEPDPTVQQEMNTFISLWRDSKEVVVTSVLKECKLVLQLVDELRGLLSEAADPQEGQKAQEALMNLQELLHFKHLQTTEDILKTANRHVDTETGNMQTVIQDDNVTLCLWANLSKNPRFKGLTFKEVGLGFELPKQLAVSSVAVRILHTRYDHLSLVSRVTHMTTRTSSSRSLVGSEAVSEEVDSSEPKENEEAKENSDERQQTVEEEVQSEGRKSAASAQSRKSSAQSAEGKKSQIETQMEALGAGEDLLSSSVQLGPRHGGDPVVDLNRFSPLGGVFFYDVFHLPPQAHQLLHTGLEEFPYPSEQPGSDGDGAPVGASVKLPDTVIFLQTPQVARWDPAGKQWRTDGIADVCHEEAEARVSFKMDSFQAFVLMQETHANLPFQKWELRPLGQNSALLTISGALLDLSITVQDNQCMLQSEQERGPAHLLGRWMSCAALQKAMLDAGVNIFVSEFTDKYVINCGKDPLTEHTAYEQMALFASACAFSWSRWNAKCGAEHLVLQACEHRGPDPVPQDSWSLYLLGAQRTQKLQITEASEVFSPDHRPGSEFHSTFIHMLQDDMSPEGVAITRTSHHLFVHTVQSLLCSTRLLMYAQ